The Ziziphus jujuba cultivar Dongzao chromosome 3, ASM3175591v1 region gataatttcaGTACagttatataacaaatttgagAATCATTAAAAGGGTTGCTTTTACGAATCTAATTATCATATTATCAAGacaaaagaatttaaattacCAAGACATCCttaaatagtattatataattccattttatatttcttttcatcttataaatttataaaacactCCTGCacaataaatttcaatttaattttagtaCAAAAAACTTCGGTTGCCCAAGGCGTCCCATGGTTGAATCACCAGCTAccttgaaatattttattaagtcGATTTCGTAAAGTTTGGAGTGAAAGGAAGAGCAAGTCATGTgtgtttcatttttcaaaatttaattttgaccaTTGGTAGGATTTGGTcaatattcaatttttgaattttaataaaatctaaaataataaacaagaaccttttttttggataatgtaATAAACAggaattttatgcatatatacgtATTAATTAAGCGCGTGTCAGGATTTGAAAgtaatttctaattttaaagAAGTCCAATCGTCCtgaatttattatacatatacatataacacAACTCTGTATGTGTACAAACTGTTATAGAACTTTTAACCCAATCAACCATGAGACTGATCAGTGTTCAAATTCTTTACCAATCTATTTGCTAGGGTCTGAGTCATTTACAACCTCATCTAAAAGAGATGGTGTCAAAACTCATTTAAAGGACATTGTGTCAAATGTAAAGTAAGCGATGCAGGCATGTAGTTCGGCGATGTCCAAAAATTAACAGGACCTTATTTTTCCGTTTCAACAATTTGAATACGTAAATTAGTTCAACTGCTTAATTATACATATGATTTCTGCAACTAGATAGTTTATATAATTCAATGGAATTACTAATCAAACATGAAGAAACAAAAGAGTAAAAGATGAGACAAATAATGAAGATGATTTAACATGATTCGATCAATAACGGTATACATCAAGAAGATATAGAACCCAGAAGGCAACATTTTCATTATACTCTCGTTTGTTTTATAGTTCATGAACAAACATCCatgcttatatatatgttttagagTATATATAATACAAGAACTATATCAATCACATTAGATATTATGATTGATCAAGAAAATATCAAAGTTAATTAGTCATATTGATTGTGTTGACCCTTAAATCTTAAAAACTTAATATTGCAAATTTGAATTCAATACTCCCTCTCAATTTGGAACACTGAAAAATTGGTTGGGAGTGGTAAATTTGAACAAGAAGATGTAGGCTGCAACTTTATATCTTCAATATTGCAAATCTTCAAAcaggttttaatttttataagatGCCTCTTATTGTCATAATGAGAGATCGataatatgcaaaaaaaaatttacaatatataataCGCACGaaattatgcatatatgaaaGATAAAGTCCAGGGGTGGATTGAACACTGTgacaatatgaaaaataaaatgcaaaagaGACCACCCTTAAAACGAAGTGGAATTACAACCATCCCatctatatatttgaattttgccGTTTGTAATAGTCAATGATGATTTATGGTGATTTTCAATATTAACATAAATAGTATTAATTAGttacatttaattatattttaactttCTAAACTATGTCTAATATagataaacaaatttaatatggaTTGTACAAATGATCAtccaaaaaagttaaaatttacacatgatatattattattattattatgttgttgttgttgttaaaaaGCATATGATATATGAGTAGTAATAATCTCAGTATGATGATAGATAGTATTTTCCTAATTAAATGAAATTAGACGAAATTgagttctttttttaaaaaattttttaatttattatcattcaaatatcaatattatCGTATGAATTGAGCCGATTTCGTGAAGGTGAAATAAAGCTAAATATGCCTtagttgtactttttttttttttttcgcataATAAATAGTTGTATTTGCATGTGAGAACATCGggttcaaaattaaatatgatatgatattatcgtcaaaaaaataaataaataaatataaaaaaaacaaaaacaaacaaacaaacaaacaaacaagcaaACAAGAAAAGACAAAAGCATGATATGATATGCATGTGACATGTTCTCCTGCAGGAATTGCCAACTTTGGTCTACTTTAAATCTTGTATCACTTGTAACAGATGAAGAAAAGACAAAAGCATGATATGATATATATGCATGTGACATGTTCTCCTGTAGTCATGCTTAACTTTGTCTACTCTAGATCTTGTATCACTTGTAACAGATGTTATTTCACTTGTaaaagatttgaagtggctaATAGAaacttcaacaaaaaaaaaatatttttacatccaGTTTATAAATGTAAAACTCAcaataaatttctcaaaaagCGGCAACGATTCCCGTTCAAATACCCCATTActctattaaataaaaagaaatcacAATAAATTTCCTGTAGAGGACGATGATTCtgagttttttatatttatttcttttttcattattataattaatattattaatttttgcttCCGAAGGATGATTCTGAGTTGAATCTTCCACATCAtgtactaaaataaaaatcacaataGATTTCATCCTTTCCACGCACTAAGCTTTGTTCAACATACTGTTTGCAGCATCTTTCTACgaagatatttataatttttagtctTTGTATATTCAGTTGTTCAATCAATATCAATGTCTTTGTTGTAAGTTGAGTTGGGTTCCAAGCcacttttatctatttttaaaagaatgtagacattttttttccttttttgaaacAACAGTATGTAGGATCTAATTACCAAACTGTTGCAAGATCCTACTCCAACAAACAGGATAGGGATAAATAGCATACAATCAAGGTTTAGCATGTTATTGTTTATTTCGTATGGTACTGGTATATACTAGCATCAGCATTCAAAAAAAccatattaacaatttttttttttttttttttttttatgtacaaaTTCTGAAATGTATCATACACATTCTGGAAAATATCTATACAAAACATCGGATGGTTTCTAGATCCCATAAacttttccatccttccccGCTATAATCCAACTTACAGACACGAAATTGTACTTGGGAAGTCATGGAATATTGTTTTTCAATAAACATATCACACTGTATATATCACAATTTTACATAGGAAAAAAAAGATGTAAAACTCAGAAGTTAGGAACAATCCAACAAGGTGGCGAATAAGTATTGCTCTTACGTTGTTGAAACAATGGTTccataacatcaccattaatcGGTAACTTGTATAGCCCCAAATCAGATTCATCAGCAAAGTAAACCGAATTTTCTTCCCATTCTGGAAAATCTCTAGCACATACAGCCATAATCTGGTGATTAGCAATAAAAAGAGATCGACCACACAAATTTTCTTGCTGTTCCCATGTATTCTCACCTGGATTGAACTTATAGATTCTTATTTCATGTCCTCTAGTACTAGTAGAGCTATTGCAAAAAGTAAATAGATAAACAAAGAAAAGCTCCCCCATTGATTCCACAATATTTCTGTAACATCTAAAGTTTTTAGAATCGGATCGGTTTTTGTGAAGAGTCATATGTCTAGAAAGTTCAATGGTTGAAACTTTTGTCGGAAAAGGATTGCCAAAGTCCCAAACATCAATCCCTGATTCATGTAAAGCATAGAGTTTATCATTATGATATGCAATACCATGGTACCTTGTTTCTCTACTATTTTTCGTCAAGTGGGTCCATGGACTACTTTCACCATGCTTATAGAACGCAAGTCTTCCAATGCCATAAAGCATTGCAACTAGAAAGTCTTCAGTACGAGAAGGATCGGAGAAGAGGATAGCTTTACGAATTCCCATCCATATTGACAACTCCTTATATTTTCGGGGAGATGGGTAAACAAGATTCCTGGGTACTGTTGGTGGGAGTGCAAATTTAGCCCCTGAGAACGGATTGAGAAGAGTTGGGTTATATTTGTCATCCCAAATTATCAACCACCCATATGAGGATCCTACATAATGAATCGGGCCGCGAAAGCCATCCAGCAAGTTGTTGAGCTTGTAAACCTTTTTCTCCGAGAGACTGAAGAAGCAGCGAGAATTGGGGTCATCTTCTTGGTCGCTAGGAAGCATCAGCCATGGAGTTTGAGGTACTGGAGAGTAAAAAGGAGAAGAGACATAGGAATTCTGAAGCAACAGAGATGATGTAGAGACTGCTTTAAAGCGGAGGAGGTCCACGAATGGAAGCCTTTTGATGATTAATTGCAAGACTTCCGATGGAAGATCGGACCAGTTTGAGTTCTggaaagaaaattcaaagagGAAATTCATCAAACAGTTTATATGCATTTGAAAATACACAGTATTTCTCTCCCATCCTGATTTTAACAAAATCCCACAGAAATATACGCAGTATCCTAACAAAATCCACGGAAATACACAGTAACCTAACAAAATCGGAATATCCGGATgtgataattttttccattataaACCAACCACAGAGATACAGAGTATATAAAAGGCAAGGCACATATAGAGATACAGAAAGTATAAAAGGGAGAGAGTTGGTACATAATTGAGATTGCCACTCTTGGGCTTCTTGTTGATCGTCtccatctctttctctcttccacCACGAAATCGCTTCCTCTTCTATCGCAAAAGTCAACCAACTAGATAATAGCTATATGGGGTTACATTTTTCATTTGAAGATTTTCCgacacaaaagaaaatttggAGCTTTTCGGAGCTTGTAGCTTCTGGTGACGCAAATTTCGTCATATATTTTGACAAGTGGCAGCTATCAGTATCAGTTATAACTTATAAGCTCCATTTcagtaataaaaaatgaaaaaataaataaataaataaataaaacacaggaaatacacttttttttgttttttaaatttgtgtCCGAATCATGATTAtaagttcaaattttgaacTGAACAATTCTCTCACCGAATCTTAATGAGCTGGAATTAGGTACAACCCACTATCCAAACTaaccctttattttttatttttaacacgTGTCTGCCCCATGGAAACAGCCagttatcatttttcttttcttaaggAGCAAGCTATTTGTTAAAAAGAGTTACTTGTCAACTCTTACTCTTTTTTAAATAGTAAACGATTTaaatagttctttttttttttttaaatagtatacTATTTTCAACCCCATGTGTTAAAATccgaataaaaaattacaaaggagaaaaaaaaaaaaaaaaaaactctatataaatgttttaaaaatcttGTGAATGGCAAATATAAAAGCACCTTCCTCTCCAACAACTTGTAAAGCTTTCAATAGAAAAAGATAtgaacacaatatatataatatatatcaaaataaaaaaaataagtaataaaaaaataaaacaatgaagatacaagtaaaacaatcacctaaataaaactttgaaattaaaaatattgaataaagaagaatttaataaataatataaaagacCTTAAGActttaggggggaaaaaaaaacgaAGAACCTACATATTACCCTACAATTGGTAAGGGTGTCCTACTCTTGGTCCAAAATTATTAAGGTTTATTGCACTTTTAATCtcttgtattttaatttgatttgattttatttttttatttataatcaattcatttatttagaattaaaaataatttaaacagaACACATTCGAACTAAATATATacatcatatataaattttttattttattataattaattatattttaatatatgttcatgTTTTTAGATTTCtaataactatattaaaaatattaaattcaaatcattaaaaaataataacaatttttaaaaaaattattaaaaaatttaacacaACCAAACTAAACCTAACCAAAccggtttggtttggtttaaaCTTCATtgtccagtttttttttttttttttttaaaaaaaagcaaaaaacaactGAATCGAACCGACCCCTATCCTCTAATACAATTTGTTTCATATTAGTTTAATTCGTAAATTTACTAACAAAGAgttaaaaaattgtgaaaattaaCTAAATGTTCCAATTTGTAAACAAGATGCAAAAAGTATTGATTAATTGATGATGTATGAGAAAActagtcaatttttttaaatttttaaatttttgtttgttcaatttgaaaatcaatttaggATTTTGATGAATAAGAAACAAATCATAAATTGAAAGTATACTGTGAAGTGTTTTAAATTTGACAATCCAATATACAAATTGGCCAAAATACAGCATATTGAAGTGCAATTAACCCAAAGTTCTAGTTATTTGTGGGGCCATTTTGATCATGGTTAAAACTCACAACTTTAGGACAACTAAAGAAGATGCATCcagtttaattaaaaattagtattttaggTTCAAATAAGGTacaacaaatttaatatatctatatatatatatatatatatgttcaaataagatttgattttgttatttGAAACAATATATCTAAATgatttctataatatatatatatatatatattacaaatcaAACTAAACATATTCCGGTGCTTGCTTATGCAACATATGGAGGGTTTTCATTAAATTACTTTAGTAGAGGTATATTTCATCCtttttttccataaaactttattCATAGGTCGTAGGAATATGTTCTGATATAGAAGAAACATAGTTATTCATTTATAGGATTTTACTATGTAATCAATAAAGCCATATATTcattaacatttatatatatatatatatatatacatatatgtaattctgaactatatttatttagtattataaattatacaCATTCTGAAAAACGTCCATATAGACATCTGTTGGTTTATAGATGGATTAAACTTTTCCATCTCTCTTCACTATAATCCAATTTATAGACATCAAATTGTACTTAGGCTTACTGGAATATTGTTTTTCAATAAACATATCAATTTATAGATCAGTTTCTACATATAAAGAACATTTGATAGAAGaaacaaaagtaaagaaaaagaaaaagttcgaTTAACAAACAAGAGGTCCAAAATAAGAATTTTacatagaagaaaaaataaataaaactcatATGTTAGGAACAATCCAGTGAGGTAACGGATATTTGATGCTCTTATCCTGTTGAAACAATGGTTGTTTCATAACATCATCATTAATATGTAACTTGTATAGCCCAAATTCACGTTCATTATCAGCGAAGTAAACCGTATTCTCTTCGCATTCCGGAAAATCTCGGGCACATACCGCCATAATCTGGTGATTAGCAATGAAAAAAGTCCGACCGCACAAATTTTCTTGCTCCTCCCACCTATTCTCACTGAAATTGAACTTAGAAATTCTTATTTCATATGCTCTAATACTAGTAGGGACATTGTAAAAAGTTAATAGATACACATAAAAAAGCTCCCCCAATGATTCCACAATATCTTCATAACATCTAAAGTTCATAGAATTGGGTCGGATTTTCCGAAGAGTAATATGTACAGAAAATTCAATGGTTGAAACTAGTGTTGGAAAAGGATTGCCAATGTTCCAAACATCAATTTTTGATTCATATACAGCATATAGCTTGTCATCATGATATGTAATGCTATTGTAGT contains the following coding sequences:
- the LOC107422561 gene encoding probable F-box protein At4g22165, producing the protein METINKKPKSGNLNYNSNWSDLPSEVLQLIIKRLPFVDLLRFKAVSTSSLLLQNSYVSSPFYSPVPQTPWLMLPSDQEDDPNSRCFFSLSEKKVYKLNNLLDGFRGPIHYVGSSYGWLIIWDDKYNPTLLNPFSGAKFALPPTVPRNLVYPSPRKYKELSIWMGIRKAILFSDPSRTEDFLVAMLYGIGRLAFYKHGESSPWTHLTKNSRETRYHGIAYHNDKLYALHESGIDVWDFGNPFPTKVSTIELSRHMTLHKNRSDSKNFRCYRNIVESMGELFFVYLFTFCNSSTSTRGHEIRIYKFNPGENTWEQQENLCGRSLFIANHQIMAVCARDFPEWEENSVYFADESDLGLYKLPINGDVMEPLFQQRKSNTYSPPCWIVPNF